In Fodinibius salicampi, a single genomic region encodes these proteins:
- a CDS encoding peptide chain release factor 3 has translation MSELDTLTKEQQEIIEEARRRRTFAIISHPDAGKTTLTEKLLLYGGAIHEAGSIRQRKANRYAASDWMAIEKDRGISVTSSVLRFEKDNIKFNLLDTPGHKDFSEDTLRTLVAADTALMVIDVAKGVEEQTEKLFEVCKMREIPIITFVNKCDRPGLEPLEVISNIENQLGIEPIPASWPLGYGREFQGIYDLIGKELHLQHKEEHGAKKAHTEKYNLEEGLKEAQLSDHEKEKFREEVMLTEDMMKMMDEEAFKNGKATPVFFGSALNNFGLDVFLEYFAELAHPPQPYLDESGNEREIGRGFSGFVFKMQANMNPDHRDCAAFIRITSGKFERGIEVTESNTGKKVKMSTPHTLMGDERNILEEAYPGDVVSLFNPGSFRIGTTIYSDDPVKFDVIPLFTPEHFRKVSTKDPFKRKQLREGLKQLAEEGVVHVFEMPNGVGNELLLGTVGALQFDVVEHRMETEYNTELHISSVSYHAARWLDQNQEIIEKLESSYSTHVTEDMEGTPIVLFDSGYALNQAEEKVGAENLYKFKQG, from the coding sequence ATGTCCGAGTTAGATACGCTCACAAAAGAGCAGCAAGAAATTATTGAGGAAGCCCGGCGCCGTCGGACGTTCGCGATCATTTCGCACCCCGATGCCGGGAAGACCACCCTCACAGAAAAATTATTGCTCTATGGAGGAGCCATACACGAAGCGGGTTCTATCCGTCAGCGTAAAGCCAATCGGTATGCCGCATCCGACTGGATGGCCATCGAAAAAGATCGGGGTATATCTGTAACTTCTTCAGTGCTTCGGTTCGAGAAGGATAATATTAAATTTAATCTGCTGGACACCCCGGGACACAAGGATTTTTCCGAGGATACCCTTCGTACGCTCGTAGCAGCCGATACTGCACTTATGGTTATTGATGTCGCAAAGGGTGTTGAGGAACAGACCGAGAAGCTTTTTGAAGTGTGTAAGATGCGGGAAATTCCTATTATCACATTTGTTAACAAGTGCGATCGGCCGGGCCTGGAGCCCCTGGAAGTGATCAGTAATATTGAAAATCAGCTGGGTATTGAGCCTATCCCCGCATCATGGCCGCTGGGTTACGGGAGAGAATTTCAGGGCATTTATGATTTAATCGGCAAGGAATTGCACCTTCAGCACAAGGAAGAGCACGGGGCTAAAAAGGCGCATACAGAAAAGTATAATCTGGAAGAGGGACTGAAAGAGGCTCAGCTCTCTGATCACGAAAAGGAGAAGTTTCGGGAAGAGGTGATGCTTACCGAAGATATGATGAAAATGATGGATGAAGAGGCGTTTAAGAATGGAAAGGCCACGCCCGTATTCTTTGGTTCTGCATTAAATAATTTCGGACTGGATGTTTTTCTGGAGTATTTTGCCGAGCTTGCACATCCTCCACAGCCCTATTTGGATGAGAGTGGTAACGAGCGGGAAATAGGTCGGGGTTTTTCAGGGTTTGTCTTTAAGATGCAGGCGAATATGAATCCCGATCACCGCGATTGTGCCGCCTTTATACGTATTACTTCTGGTAAGTTTGAGCGAGGAATAGAAGTGACGGAAAGCAATACTGGGAAAAAAGTTAAAATGTCTACTCCTCATACCCTTATGGGAGATGAACGTAATATACTGGAAGAAGCCTATCCGGGAGATGTGGTTTCATTATTTAATCCGGGTTCTTTTCGCATCGGTACCACTATCTACAGTGATGATCCGGTAAAATTTGATGTTATTCCGCTCTTTACCCCTGAACATTTTAGAAAAGTATCAACGAAAGATCCCTTTAAACGGAAACAGCTGCGCGAAGGACTGAAGCAGCTGGCCGAAGAAGGGGTGGTGCATGTTTTTGAGATGCCTAATGGCGTGGGTAACGAGCTCCTTCTGGGAACCGTAGGTGCCCTTCAGTTTGATGTAGTAGAGCACCGGATGGAAACCGAATATAACACCGAGTTGCACATAAGTTCAGTGTCTTACCATGCGGCCCGCTGGCTCGATCAGAACCAGGAAATCATTGAAAAGCTTGAGAGTAGTTATTCGACTCATGTTACTGAGGATATGGAAGGAACCCCCATTGTTCTCTTTGACAGCGGCTATGCGCTGAATCAGGCCGAGGAGAAAGTTGGAGCTGAAAATCTCTATAAATTTAAGCAAGGTTAG